DNA sequence from the Bacteroidales bacterium genome:
CAAAATTTTTCCTAAATTCATATGTATTTTGAAAAAATTTACCTTACTTTTGCATAAAATCGAGTATCATTATGAAAAAGCATAATTTTAATCCAGGACCGGCTATTTTGCCACAACAGGTTTTTGAAAGAACCGCTCAGGCTGTTCTTAATTTCAATAATTCAGGTTTATCAATTCTTGAAATTTCTCATAGACATAAAGATTTCGAAAACGTTTTAAATCAAGCTATCGAATACATGAGGCAACTTCTTAATCTGCCTCCTAATTACAAGGTAATTTTCCTTGGAGGAGGAGCAAGTTTGCAATTTTCGATGGTACCATTTAACTTTTTGAAAACAAAAGCTGCCTACTTGGAAACAGGAGCATGGGCTCAAAAAGCCATCAAAGAAGCTAAAGGATTTGGAGAAGTCGTCATAGTGGCTTCTTCAGCTGATAAGAATTTTACTTACATACCTAAGAATTTCACCATTCCTACTGATGTAGATTATTTTCATATCACCACCAACAATACCATTTTCGGTACTGAAATACGCTATGACATAGATTCACCAGTACCACTAGTTGCAGACATGTCATCAGATTTTTGCTCCCGTCCTTTAGATGTAACGAAATATTCATTAATATACGGAGGTGCTCAGAAAAATATTGGTCCAGCTGGTGTTACTTTTGTTATTATCAAAGAAGAATTTTTACAACAAATCACCAATCAACGTCATATTCCTACCATGCTTGACTACCGTACTCACGTGAAAGAAAACAGCCTTTATAATACTCCACCTGTTTTTGCTATTTACGTGGTCATGGAAACCATGAAATGGCTTGTAGAGATTGGTGGGTTGCAAGTAATGGAAAAAATGAATATTGAAAAAGCAAATCTTCTCTATGAGGCAATTGATAACAGCAAAATGTTTATTGGTACTGTTGAAAAAGAAAGCCGTTCTATTATGAACGTTTGCTTTGTGATGCGCGAAGAATATAAAGATAAAGAAGAAAAATTCCTTGAATTTGCCAAAGAAAGAGGAATCATAGGAATCAAAGGTCATCGTTCGGTAGGTGGTTTCCGTGCATCTTTATACAACGCACTTCCCAAGGAAAGCGTGCAATGGCTTATAGATACCATGCAAGATTTTGAAAAGCAATACGCTTAATTTCAAAAAATTCCTCTCGTAAGGCTGCTTTAGGCAGCTTTTTTTTATCAAAGATCAATTTTTTAATAAGCAAATTGCAAACTTATTTTTCTTATAAAATCTAATCATCAGCCTAAAACGTATTAGTTTTGTTAAAAAAAATGGCTAGATTTTTTGTCCATCCAATCCTTGATGTTCCAACGACTGAAAAACATTTTTTTACTTACCAAGGCAAACCAGTAGAGACCATGAAAGGACAAACCATAGCTGCTGCTCTTCATAATGCTGGATATCCTGTTCATAGTCATTCTCTAAAAAATAGAAATCGCTCACTTGAATGTGGCATCGGCAAGTGTGGAGCATGTGAAATGTTGGTGGATGGTAAAATTAAAAGAATTTGCATCACCCTTGTTGACGGCGTTAGCGAAGTTTCTGAGATACCCAAAAACTATATTCCTGAGTCAGAAATTTTTAATGCCCAAGAAAGAAACATGTATTTAACTGATGTTGCGATCATTGGAGCTGGTCCTGCAGGTTTAGCTGCCCGAGAAATTCTGAACGAACATGGCATTTCCAATATCGTCATTGACAGCAATCATACCATAGGCGGACAATTCATGATGCAAACTCATCAATTTTTCTTTTTTGAAAAAGAACATCGCTATGGCGGAATGAGAGGTTTCGAAATAGCAAAACAACTTGCTGGAGATTCAACAAATGGAATTTTTCTCAATTCAACCGTTTGGGACATTTTTCAAGGAAAAATCATAGCAGCTAAAAATATTCGTACAGGAGAGTTTTTTTATGTAAAAGCTGAATATTTGGTGATTGCTACTGGTGCAATTCCTTTTATACCGCCCTTCGAAAATGACGACTTGCCAGGTGTTTACACTGCTGCTGTGATTCAAAAAATGATGAATCTGGAATACACCCTCCTCGGAAAAAAGATTTTAACCGTCGGTGCCGGGAATATTGGGTATTTAACAAGTTATCAACTTACCCAAGCCGGAGCACAAGTAGTAGCTATTATTGAAGCCCGCGATCAAGAAGGAGGCTTTCCCGTTCAGGCTAATAGAATAAAAAGGCTGGGAATTCCCATCTTACTCAACCATATGCTTGTCAAAGCTATACCTAATGAAGATAAATCAGGAATTATCGGTGCAGTTATTGCCGAATGCAAAAACTTTCAGCCTATTCCTGGCACAGAAAAAAAACTTATGGGAATTGATGCTATCAATATCTGCACCGGATTGGTTCCAGATAATCAATTATTAACATTGGGCGAAGAAATATTTGGAAAAAAGTGCTTAGGTGGTGGAGATGCCATTCGTATTGGAGAAGGAACTTCCGCTGTTTTGAGAGGAAAACAAATTGCCTATGAGATCCTAGATATGATGGGTAAAAAATACAACTACGATACCTATCTAGCCATATCGAAAGAGTACTTAGACTCACAGCAACATCCCATAAAAATTCTTGACGATCCTATCATGCCCGACGAAGAAAGAATGAAAAAACCGTTCGTTATACTTGACTGTACCTACGGATTTGCTTGCAATCCTTGTGTCTTCGTATGTCCTCATAAAGCCATTTCAAAATCTTCTACCAGTACGGTTCCCGTCGTTGACTACAACAAATGCACTGGCTGCATGGCGTGTGTGTATCAGTGTCCTGGACTTGCCATTTTTGGTTATAACATCCAAACAAGTACTATTTTCTTTCCTGTGGAGCTATTCGTAGATGAAGGTGTCGATGTGTACCTTGTCGACAACGATGGGAAGATAGTTGGGGAAGGAGTAGTAGAAAAAATTCTAAAAAAGCCTAACAAAACCAATATAGCACGAGTACGTTCAACCACCCTCCATGGTGAAAAATTAACCAAGGCAAGGGGTTTTATACCTAAAAATCGGTTTCCAGAGCGATTAATTTTCGAACCTGGTGAAACTTTTATACAAGAAGAAACTTTTATTTGTCACTGTGAGGATGTTACTTACGAGGAAATCAAAAATGCTATTGGAGATCGTAAATACATATCTATTGATGAAATTAAACATACAACACGTTTAGGGATGGGGGCTTGCCGAGGAAAAAGATGTTTCCAGCGGCTTAAGACCTTAGCTGCTGCCGACGGAATAACCATTGTTGGTGCACCAACACCTCGTGGTCCTTTATCCAACCAAATCTTTTTTGGAGAATTGCAAAAACCACTTCAAACCCGTATTGTTCCTTATAACATCTGTAAAAAAATTCCTATCGTTGAAACCAAAGTGCTTATTGCAGGTGGCGGAATTGCTGGAAGTGCACTTTTCCGCTATTTTTCTGAGGCAGGCTTTAACCCCATTTTAATAAATTATCAGCATGGTTCCTCTTGGAGAAACATTGCTGGAGGTAGGCCTGTTTTTAGTATCCCAGAATTAAGTGAAATTGCTTTACGTAACAAAGAAATTTTCATTGAACTTCAAAAAATTAAAAACATTAATTTCAAACCTATTAGATATATAAGTTTTGCTCATGACGAGGATACATTTAAAGCACTTGATGCTTCCAGGGCTTGGAGCAACGCTATAATGATTGAACCCAAAGATTTTGTAAAATACATTTCCCCCTATTTCAATCCCCATCTTCATACATACCTCGGTGCATTGATCACAGAAGATTGTTGGCAAGCCAATCCTGGAAAGGTGGTTGACCTCATTCGAACCATTGGTTTAGCCCATGGCGGCCAACTGTTAGAAGATACTCGTTTGATTAGTGTTGAAAAAGAAAATGATCAAGTTATAGCTCTTGTTCGAAATCACTTTGGAAATTACATGAAGTACAAAGCACAACACTTTGTTAATGCATTGGGCTCAGAAGCCCGTACTTTTGCTTTGCAGCTAGGAATCGATCCTGGGATTTATCCGGTTCGACATCAAGCATTTATTACAAGAAGTTTACCCATGTTAGGATATCACGATGAAAATCTTGATATGCTTATTGATCGAAGGATTTTTAAAGGTTTTTCTGCTATCTACGGGCAACAATTAAAGGAAACCGGTCAGATTATCGGTTGTGCATCACCAGTGTTAGACCCAGACGAAACTAATCAAAATCTAAAAATTAATACCATTGATTTTATTGAAGCTATAAGCGAAGTTTTCACGCAATGGATTCCTTCTCTTAAATCAGTTCAATTCCAAGCCATTTGGGGGGGATATTACGTCGAACCACGCTATATTGTAGATCCTGAACTTGGCTTGTTCATTGGCCTCAGAGGTCATGGTTTTATGCTTGCTCAGTATTTAGCAAAATTATATGTAGATGCATTTCTTAACAAAGAAGTTCCATCATACTTCAAAGAACTTAAGTTAAGTGGCAAAGGTTTGCAGGAGAAATCATTCAAGTAAAAACCAGATTCTTTATTTTTGCAAAAACATGTGAGTTTTTTACAAAAGCTTTTCGGTCAAACTATTATTTATGGTATAAGCAGTGTTTTAGCCCGTTTTTTAAATTTTCTGCTTATTCCTCTATATACACGTCTTTTCCTTCCTGAGGAATCAGCTATTTACGTCGAATTTTATGCATATATTGCTTTTTTCATTGTGATACTCACATTTGGTATGGAAACCGCTTTTTTTCGTCACTATGAAGCTGAACTCGATAGGGATATCACCTACTCTACTTCTTTCTGGACTGTATTGGGGGTTAATCTTGTTTTTTTACTCATGGCATTTACTCTTCTAAAGCCTATTGCTATTATTATTGAACATGAAAACAATCAACATTTTATTATACTTTCTGCTTTGATTGTATCGCTGGATGCAGTTTCTAGCATACCGTTTGCCTATCTTCGGGCTCACAAAAAGGCTTGGCGTTTTGCCATGATTAAAACAGCTGGAATTTCAATGAATATCATTCTTAATTTAATATTGCTTCTTCTGTTTCCCTTTATTTATCAACAGGATCCTGTTTCATTGAAATGGTTTGAATTTTTATGCCTAGATCAACCTCATGTTATTCACATCTTTACAGCTAATTTAATGTCGAGTTTTTTTATCATGATGTTACTCATCCCTGAACTACAAAGAGTCAAACTGAAATTTTCCAACCATCTCTTTAATAAAATGATAAGATATGCCTTACCCCTGCTTATTCTTGGAATTGCTGGTATTGTAAACGAAACGATTGATAGAATTCTTCTTAAATTTTTATTACCACCAGAGGTAGCCATGTATCAACTTGGAATTTATGGCATGTGTTATAAATTGGTCATTATTGTATCCATATGCATTCAGGCTTTTCGATATGCAGCTGAACCGTTTTTCTTTGAAGTCTACAAACAAGAAGATGCTCGTAAGATGTATGCGGAACTCCTTTCTTATTTCGTTTTAATTCTTAGTATAATTGTAGTTTTTATGATTTTATTCATGGATTTTGTAAAGTACTTTGTAAGCCCATTATACTACGAAGGATTAAAGGTGGTTCCGTTATTGTTATATAGTCATATTTTTTTAGGCATTGTCTATAATCTAAGCGTATGGTACAAACTTACTGACAAAACTATATATGGAGCTTTCATAAGTACCACTGGTGCAATTATTACTATTCTATTGAACTTCTTATTGATTCCTATTTGGGGTTATGTTGGCAGTGCTATAGCTAATTTTACATGTTATTTTAGTATGGCTATTCTCTCTTACTTTCTCGGGCAAAGACATTACCGCATACCATATCCTATCCATAAAATAATCCTTTTTCTCATCTTGCCCATTATTTACTCGTTGATTTCCCTGTTTATGATAGGAAATTATGTTTCAGATATGTGGATTCGTATGTTGATTAATTCATTTTTATTACTGACTTTTCTAGGCTTTATTTTAATGATTGAACCTTCATTTAAAAAATTTCTCATTCAATGGATGTCCAACTTAAAACTTATAAAAAAATGAAACAGAACATTGGTATTCCCCGTGGTACAAGAGATTTTTCACCTGAAGAAACATTAAAAAGACATTATATATTTTCTATTCTACGCAAAACTTTCGAACATCATGGATTTCTTCCTCTAGAGACACCTGCCATGGAAAATTTATCGGTATTGCTTGGAAAATATGGTGAAGAAGGTGATAAATTGCTTTTTCGTATTCTGAATTCTGGCGATTTTTTGACCGATGTTCCCGAAGAAGCAAAAAATGATTATCAATCGCTCTTGCCATATATTGCAGAAAAAGGTTTGCGATATGATTTGACTGTTCCTCTTGCACGCTATGTTGCAACACATGCACATGAATTAACTTTCCCTTTCAGGCGCTATCAGATTCAACCTGTCTGGCGAGCCGATCGTCCTCAAAAAGGTAGATACCGCGAATTTTATCAATGCGATATTGATGTCATCGGAACTAACAGTCTTCTTGAAGAAGTAAATATCATTCAGATCATCAATGATGTATTCGAACAATTACGTATCAACGTAGAAATCAAAATTAATCATCGAAAAATCCTATGGGGAATAGCTGAATATTTCAACATCAATGATCAATTTTTTGCATTTACCACCATATTGGATAAACTTGATAAAATTGGTTGGGAAAATGTTTTGCAAGAACTTGAAAATTCCGGATATCCGTTAGCACTGATAAATTTTTTGAAGGATTTTACCCACAACGGATCAGATCATTTGTCGTTGCTTTTAGAAAAAATTTCTAATTTACATGTGCAACTTGGCGTCAATGACATAAAGTATATCCTTCAACAAAGTCGAAATATTCATTTAACTTACCAACCTGTTTTCGATTTTTCTCTTGCTCGAGGATTAAACTATTATACGGGTTGCATTTTTGAGGTTTTAGCTAAAGATGTACAGATGGGAAGTATTTGTGGTGGCGGACGCTACGATGACTTAACCGGAATTTTTGGCCTTGAAGGGTATTCTGGAGTAGGTATTTCGTTTGGTGCTGAACGCATTTATGATGTGATGGAGCAATTAAAACTCTTTCCGGAAAATCTTGTTAAAGCCGGAGATATATTGATACTTCAATTTGAAGATAGTGAGATTTCATCACTTTTGCAAATGGCAAAGAACTTGCGTAAAAACGGTTTTCGTGTGATGATTTATCCTGAACCCCATAAAATTAAAAAACAGCTTGCCTACGCTGATAAATTACATTTTTCTTATGTTCTTATGCAAGGTGGTGATGAATTAAAAAACAATACGATTACACTAAAATGCATGAATACGGGAAAACAACTTAAGTTCCACGAAAGCATCTTGTCAGAACTTACTCCCTTAAACATTTC
Encoded proteins:
- the hisS gene encoding histidine--tRNA ligase; amino-acid sequence: MKQNIGIPRGTRDFSPEETLKRHYIFSILRKTFEHHGFLPLETPAMENLSVLLGKYGEEGDKLLFRILNSGDFLTDVPEEAKNDYQSLLPYIAEKGLRYDLTVPLARYVATHAHELTFPFRRYQIQPVWRADRPQKGRYREFYQCDIDVIGTNSLLEEVNIIQIINDVFEQLRINVEIKINHRKILWGIAEYFNINDQFFAFTTILDKLDKIGWENVLQELENSGYPLALINFLKDFTHNGSDHLSLLLEKISNLHVQLGVNDIKYILQQSRNIHLTYQPVFDFSLARGLNYYTGCIFEVLAKDVQMGSICGGGRYDDLTGIFGLEGYSGVGISFGAERIYDVMEQLKLFPENLVKAGDILILQFEDSEISSLLQMAKNLRKNGFRVMIYPEPHKIKKQLAYADKLHFSYVLMQGGDELKNNTITLKCMNTGKQLKFHESILSELTPLNISSVFRDT
- the serC gene encoding 3-phosphoserine/phosphohydroxythreonine transaminase; amino-acid sequence: MKKHNFNPGPAILPQQVFERTAQAVLNFNNSGLSILEISHRHKDFENVLNQAIEYMRQLLNLPPNYKVIFLGGGASLQFSMVPFNFLKTKAAYLETGAWAQKAIKEAKGFGEVVIVASSADKNFTYIPKNFTIPTDVDYFHITTNNTIFGTEIRYDIDSPVPLVADMSSDFCSRPLDVTKYSLIYGGAQKNIGPAGVTFVIIKEEFLQQITNQRHIPTMLDYRTHVKENSLYNTPPVFAIYVVMETMKWLVEIGGLQVMEKMNIEKANLLYEAIDNSKMFIGTVEKESRSIMNVCFVMREEYKDKEEKFLEFAKERGIIGIKGHRSVGGFRASLYNALPKESVQWLIDTMQDFEKQYA
- a CDS encoding FAD-dependent oxidoreductase, which encodes MARFFVHPILDVPTTEKHFFTYQGKPVETMKGQTIAAALHNAGYPVHSHSLKNRNRSLECGIGKCGACEMLVDGKIKRICITLVDGVSEVSEIPKNYIPESEIFNAQERNMYLTDVAIIGAGPAGLAAREILNEHGISNIVIDSNHTIGGQFMMQTHQFFFFEKEHRYGGMRGFEIAKQLAGDSTNGIFLNSTVWDIFQGKIIAAKNIRTGEFFYVKAEYLVIATGAIPFIPPFENDDLPGVYTAAVIQKMMNLEYTLLGKKILTVGAGNIGYLTSYQLTQAGAQVVAIIEARDQEGGFPVQANRIKRLGIPILLNHMLVKAIPNEDKSGIIGAVIAECKNFQPIPGTEKKLMGIDAINICTGLVPDNQLLTLGEEIFGKKCLGGGDAIRIGEGTSAVLRGKQIAYEILDMMGKKYNYDTYLAISKEYLDSQQHPIKILDDPIMPDEERMKKPFVILDCTYGFACNPCVFVCPHKAISKSSTSTVPVVDYNKCTGCMACVYQCPGLAIFGYNIQTSTIFFPVELFVDEGVDVYLVDNDGKIVGEGVVEKILKKPNKTNIARVRSTTLHGEKLTKARGFIPKNRFPERLIFEPGETFIQEETFICHCEDVTYEEIKNAIGDRKYISIDEIKHTTRLGMGACRGKRCFQRLKTLAAADGITIVGAPTPRGPLSNQIFFGELQKPLQTRIVPYNICKKIPIVETKVLIAGGGIAGSALFRYFSEAGFNPILINYQHGSSWRNIAGGRPVFSIPELSEIALRNKEIFIELQKIKNINFKPIRYISFAHDEDTFKALDASRAWSNAIMIEPKDFVKYISPYFNPHLHTYLGALITEDCWQANPGKVVDLIRTIGLAHGGQLLEDTRLISVEKENDQVIALVRNHFGNYMKYKAQHFVNALGSEARTFALQLGIDPGIYPVRHQAFITRSLPMLGYHDENLDMLIDRRIFKGFSAIYGQQLKETGQIIGCASPVLDPDETNQNLKINTIDFIEAISEVFTQWIPSLKSVQFQAIWGGYYVEPRYIVDPELGLFIGLRGHGFMLAQYLAKLYVDAFLNKEVPSYFKELKLSGKGLQEKSFK
- a CDS encoding oligosaccharide flippase family protein is translated as MSFLQKLFGQTIIYGISSVLARFLNFLLIPLYTRLFLPEESAIYVEFYAYIAFFIVILTFGMETAFFRHYEAELDRDITYSTSFWTVLGVNLVFLLMAFTLLKPIAIIIEHENNQHFIILSALIVSLDAVSSIPFAYLRAHKKAWRFAMIKTAGISMNIILNLILLLLFPFIYQQDPVSLKWFEFLCLDQPHVIHIFTANLMSSFFIMMLLIPELQRVKLKFSNHLFNKMIRYALPLLILGIAGIVNETIDRILLKFLLPPEVAMYQLGIYGMCYKLVIIVSICIQAFRYAAEPFFFEVYKQEDARKMYAELLSYFVLILSIIVVFMILFMDFVKYFVSPLYYEGLKVVPLLLYSHIFLGIVYNLSVWYKLTDKTIYGAFISTTGAIITILLNFLLIPIWGYVGSAIANFTCYFSMAILSYFLGQRHYRIPYPIHKIILFLILPIIYSLISLFMIGNYVSDMWIRMLINSFLLLTFLGFILMIEPSFKKFLIQWMSNLKLIKK